AGCGCTCTGCACACAATCCACAATGCAAACACACATTTTCATCTTTTACCATGATTCTGCCTGTTTTGACTTTGTCTGATACATACAAGCTTTGCTCTGTATTGTGAGCAGGCATAATGAGTTTTGCACGCAAATCGGTTTCATCTTCTTCATTAAAAGTGAATGTAATACAATCCGTTGGGCAAACATCCACACAAGCATCACATTCTATACATTTATTTTCTTCGAAAACGGTTTGCATATCGCAGTTGAGACAACGTTGGGCTTCGTTGAATGCTTCCAATTCTTCAAAACCGAGTTCCACTTCTTTTTTGATATTGTGCAAGGTTTCAGATTTGTCAGCTTGTGGTACAAGATGTCGTTTGAAATTTTCTACCTTGCTGTCATATCCCCACTCATGTATGCCCATCTTCATACTGTGAAGGTTTACAAAAGGAGAAGGACGGTCTTGTTTTATATCTTGTCCTTCGCACAACAAATGTATGGATATGGCAGCCTGATGACCTTGTGCTACAGATGTAATAATGTTTTTTGGACCCAAAGATGCATCACCGCCAAAAAACACCTTGGGGTGCGTTGAAGCAAATATTTTTGCATCTAAAATCGGCATCCCCCATTGATCAAATTCAATTCCCAAATCTCTTTCTATCCAAGGAAAACTATTTTCCTGACCAATGGCAACAATGACATCATCTGCTTCCATAAACACATCCGGCTCGCCTGTCGGAACAAGTTTTCTTTTGCCTGAATCATCGTACACCGCTTTCACTTTCTCGAACATCATACCCGTCAGCTTGCCTTCTTTTGTAACAAAGGATTTAGGAACATGATTGTCAAAAATCGGAATATCTTCATGTAGTGCATCTTCTATCTCCCATTCGGATGCTTTCATTTCAGCTTGAGGGCTTCTTACCACCACCCTTACTTCTGTTCCACCCAATCTTCTTGAAGTCCTGCAACAATCCATGGCGGTATTTCCTCCGCCCAATACCAGAACTTTTTTCCCGATTGATTTAATATGCTCAAAAGCTACGCTTGCCAACCAGTTAATACCAACGTGAATATTGTCTTTGGCATCCCATCTTCCCGGTAAATCGGGTAAATCACGCCCTCTGGGCGCACCAGTTCCTACATAAATAGCATCATAATCCTTTTCCAATACCTCTTTCAAAGAAGCAACATATTGGTTGAAATGGGTGTGAATCCCCAAATCAAGGATATATCCCACCTCTTCATCCAGCACTTCATCGGGTAGTCTGAAAGAAGGAATCTGACTGCGCATGAAACCTCCGGCTTTGGATTGGTCATCAAATAAATGTATTTCATAACCTATGGGGGCAAGGTCTCTGGCAACAGTCAAAGACGAAGGTCCGCCTCCAATAAGGGCAATTTTTTTCCCATTGGGAGGAAAGGGTCCCTGTGGCATCATTCTTTTCACGTCATCTTTGTGGTCTGCCGCTACTCTTTTGAGACGACAAATGGCAACCGGCTTTTCTTCCACACGTCCACGTCTGCACGCAGGTTCACAAGGGCGGTCGCAGGTTCGCCCTAAAATTCCGGGAAATACATTGGAATCCCAATTTACCATATATGATTCACTGTATCTGCCTTGTGCAATCAGCCGCAAGTATTGAGGGACCGGTGTATGCGAAGGACAAGCATACTGACAGTCAACTACTTTATGGAAATATTCAGGATTCTTAATATCTGTCGGTTTCATGGATATAGATTGTTATGTTTAAAGAGAATTTCTTCTCATGAATGTTTGTTTTCAAATGGCAAATATATCAATATAACTAAGCTGCAATAAATGCGGACTAATTTAAAAAGAAAATAAATAATGAATGGTGGCTATTAACAATCATAGCCCACGGTTTAAACCGTGGGCTATGAATATGCATGAATGTGTTTACAATGGTTTTAACCATTTTCCACTTTGTCTTCTTGCTTTTTTTCAAGTAACTATTTGTTTTCCGGAAAAAAGATAATGCAGGATAATGCCTTAAAATCGCTTCTAATGAAGCCGTTTTTACGATGTTTTTACTTTTAGCCGGTTGGAAAAGGGAGTTGTGCAACGGTTACCGAAGTTATGTGGACGGCTTGCTCGACCTTTTGCTGTCATAATTGCCATAGCTTTAATTTGTCATCTTTTAAATTTCTTCCTCGTCACCAAGCTCGTCTCTTAAGATAATTCTAAACGGAATTTCTATTTTCCTCTTTGTCAGATTTTCAATTGAGTTGTGAAGCGTAGCCTTCATATCTGAATCAAATTCATTTGAGTCCTCATAATCCTCACATATTTTTAAGGCGCAAAAATGAACTGTCTTTGAGTTATCAGTTCGTTCTTTGTTTTCATCTAGTTCATTTACGAAAAAACTTCCATTCGTTGCGTCCGAATAGAACTCAACGAAATCCTTTCTGAATAATTGTAGTTCTATTATTCTAGCAATTGTTTCTGTTAGTTCATTTTCTAAATGAATCAGGTCGTTTGCCTCTGAATTAACCGTGAAAAAATCTTCGTTGTCCTGCTCCCAATTTATCATATATGTCATATTTTCTTATTGTCTATGTAGTATTAAAGTTTTGATAGAATCAATCCAAAATACTCTTATAGCTTTTCTTGTTCTCGTATTTATTTAGCTTTTTGTCTTTCGTTTGCTTAGTCGTCCTTTAAGCTGCCTTATAACGTCAGTCTGACTAAAAACTTAATTTTCTCATAAATTCTTCCGCAAGACTACGCAATTATCTCAAATTTCAGACACATAAAATGAGATTTATTTTAGAAGATGAATCCCATTTTTTAAAAAAGAAAGTATCGTAAAATGCTTTAAAATGTGTGATCAGAGCCAAAAAATAAATGCCAAGTTATTTGAGGAGATATTTGTGCATTATTTTAACCGTTTTTTACTCGACAAGTTCATAATTAGCGCTTCGTCCGCCTTCGTTGGTTTCTTTTAAAATTCCTTTTTCTATCAGGTTTTTTATGTCACGCAATGCCGTGTCAGTTGAAACTTTGGTAATCTTTGCCCATTTTGATGATTGTAATTTTCCCTCAAAGCCGTCAAAGAGCATGTTTAACATTGTTCGTTGGCGTTCATTGATTGCGGTGTTTTCGTTCTTTTTCCAAAATTCGGCTTTTCGCAAAATACGTTGTGTTGTATTTTCAGTAGCAAACATTGCTTTTTTCAAACAATGCAAAAACCATTCAATCCATTCAGTTATGTCACCCGTGCTATGTTGCACTTTTTGTAATACTTCATAATAGCGTTTACGTTCTACCAAAATTTGGCTTGACATACTGTAAAAACGTTCGCCACTACTTTCTGCACGTGCAAGTAACATATCGGTTATGGCTCGTCCAATACGTCCATTTCCGTCATCAAACGGGTGAATAATGATAAACCATAAGTGAGCAATGGCAGCTTTTATCACGAAGTCAAGTTGGTTGTCATTGTTGAACCAATCCAAAAACTTGTCCATTTCAGTTTTGACTAAATTGGGTTTTACGGCTTCATAGTGTATTTTCTCATTGCCCATTGCACCTGAAACTATCCGCATTTCACCTGTTCGGAATTTTCCAACTTCTATTTCATAAGGTCCGCTATGTCCTGTGGGAAAAAGTGCTGCATGCCAACCAAACAACCGCTTTTCACTTAAAGGTATGTTGTAGCGTTGAGTCGCATCAAGCATCATTTCTACAACGCCTTCTATGTGGCGGCTGCTTGGAACGAGTCCTGCGGTGTTAATCCCCAAACGCCTTGCAATGGAAGAACGCACTTGGTCGTAGTTGAGTAATTCACCTTCAATTTCGCTTGATTTTACAACGTCTAAGGTAAGAGCCGTAAGTGTGGCTTCTTCTTTGGCTGAAAAACCTAAGGCGTTCATTTGTCCGATGATTTTTCCCTGTATTAGTTTTACTTCGCCAAATACAGCATTGATGGCTTTTTCATTCCAAGTGAAATCTGTCCATTTTTTATGTTCATAGATGTATTTTGCCATTACTCAAAATCAATTATGCGGCAAATATACGAATTGTTCACCGCAATATTGCGGCATATAATTTACTTATTCACCGCAAATTATAAAAGTTTTTGCCAGACAAAGTCAAGAGCAATGCCCAAAAATTAGCAGTTCCGCAGAGGGAATATTTGGATTTATTAAAAACACGCTGCTCCAAATTGAAATATGTCTTTTGAGAGCTATCCCAAAAAACCAACTATTTTTCCATATTCCTCAACTAACCCTCGCTTAAATCTTTTAATGAAGCCGTTTTTAAGGTGTTTTTAGTTTTGCTGGTTGGAAAAGGGAGTTGTGCAACGGTTACCGATGATATAGGCTGTATTTATTGTCACTACTTAATCTCTGAAATAATTTTCTCTATTGCTACTTTAGTTGAAACAAATTGGTCTATTTTACCATAGTTACTGTTTACTGCATAAACAATAGTTGTACTGTCGCTTGGGAAATAAAGCATATTTGCATAATAACCAACTGCATCCCCACTATGCATAAAGGCAATTCCCTTTTCTGTCTGAATCTTAAAAATTCCTAATCCATAAGATATCGGGAAGAAATCAGGGTCTGGATATTTCTCGTTTTTCCAGGTAAGCATTTCTGCCAAAGAATTTGAATTTATAATTTGACCACTCATTAATGCACGAAAGAAAACATTCATATCATAAGGGTTTGAAATTAATCCACCATCTGCTGTGTAATAATCCCAACCACTGAAATAAGTACTTTCTACTACTTGCAAATTACTGTACATATCAATATATCCTCTCACAGTACCACTTGGAATATGGTCTTCGGCTGCAAACTTTGTCATTGTTAACCCAAGCGGGGAAAATATTTTGTCCTCGAATACCTTATAAAATGGTTTGCCTTCTATTTTTTCAATTAACATTCCAAGCATAATGTATCCGGTATTTGAGTATCGCACATCCTCTCCGGGCTGAAAGTATGATTTTTGATTATATGCATATTTTAATAAGTCCTCAGGTTTCCACTCTCGTATAAAATCATTGAGTGAAGCGGTTTGGAACTTTAGATTTTGAATGTAGTTGTAAATGCCACTTGAATGTTGAAGCAATTGTCGGATGGTTGCTTTGTTGGCATTTTCAATTTTATCAATTACATCGCCTTGTAGGTAAGATGAAATTTTATCGTCCAAACTTAGCTTTCCTTCTTCTGCAAGTTTTAAGATAGTGGTCGCAGTGAACATCTTAACCGTTGATCCAACTCTGGAAATATTACAAGATTTCATATCAATATCATTATACAAATCTGCCTTTCCACTTGCTCCAATCCAGATACCCGTTTGCGGGTGATAGACCGACATTGTTACACCAACAACACCGCTTGAAGTCATATCATTTATTAATGACCGGTATTTATTGTTGTTTGGATTTGCATAACTGCTGTCAGCAAAATTAAAATTACATTCATAAAATGTTGGATTTATGTCCTCCCCTTTGTGACAAGAGTTAAGAAGCGTTATTGCAAGTATAAAAAATAGTTTTTTATTCATTTTATTTAGCCTTTGTATTGATACAAAACTTCGTACCAACATGAAGGTTGATATGTGTCATTACAGGAATAAAGTCAGGTGAATAAGGATATTCTGCCCAAGATTGATATCGCAGAAATATTTTAGGGCTATTCGTTTCGGATTTTTTTAGATAATAACCAATATCTATAGAGAATGATGGATACAATCTAGCATTGCCTCTATCTGCTTTCTTTTCATAAAGTCCGTTTGTAAAAATAAACTCTTTGGTAGTTGCAAATGTGTGCATATACCCAAGACCAAGAAGACCTTCAAAAGCAAGTCCAAATTTTAGGCGATATTCATATCCTAGTTCTGTATTGAGTCCAATTCCTTGAGCCAAATAGTTGTGGAAAAAGTAGCTGATGTTTGCAGTCTGAAATAGTCGGGAATGTTCTTTAACTTTATAATTAAATTCTGTCCCTAATTGAAGTCCGGGGTGGATTGGTGTTGTTACAAACCT
This genomic interval from Bacteroidota bacterium contains the following:
- a CDS encoding Fic family protein; protein product: MAKYIYEHKKWTDFTWNEKAINAVFGEVKLIQGKIIGQMNALGFSAKEEATLTALTLDVVKSSEIEGELLNYDQVRSSIARRLGINTAGLVPSSRHIEGVVEMMLDATQRYNIPLSEKRLFGWHAALFPTGHSGPYEIEVGKFRTGEMRIVSGAMGNEKIHYEAVKPNLVKTEMDKFLDWFNNDNQLDFVIKAAIAHLWFIIIHPFDDGNGRIGRAITDMLLARAESSGERFYSMSSQILVERKRYYEVLQKVQHSTGDITEWIEWFLHCLKKAMFATENTTQRILRKAEFWKKNENTAINERQRTMLNMLFDGFEGKLQSSKWAKITKVSTDTALRDIKNLIEKGILKETNEGGRSANYELVE
- a CDS encoding FAD-dependent oxidoreductase, with the translated sequence MKPTDIKNPEYFHKVVDCQYACPSHTPVPQYLRLIAQGRYSESYMVNWDSNVFPGILGRTCDRPCEPACRRGRVEEKPVAICRLKRVAADHKDDVKRMMPQGPFPPNGKKIALIGGGPSSLTVARDLAPIGYEIHLFDDQSKAGGFMRSQIPSFRLPDEVLDEEVGYILDLGIHTHFNQYVASLKEVLEKDYDAIYVGTGAPRGRDLPDLPGRWDAKDNIHVGINWLASVAFEHIKSIGKKVLVLGGGNTAMDCCRTSRRLGGTEVRVVVRSPQAEMKASEWEIEDALHEDIPIFDNHVPKSFVTKEGKLTGMMFEKVKAVYDDSGKRKLVPTGEPDVFMEADDVIVAIGQENSFPWIERDLGIEFDQWGMPILDAKIFASTHPKVFFGGDASLGPKNIITSVAQGHQAAISIHLLCEGQDIKQDRPSPFVNLHSMKMGIHEWGYDSKVENFKRHLVPQADKSETLHNIKKEVELGFEELEAFNEAQRCLNCDMQTVFEENKCIECDACVDVCPTDCITFTFNEEDETDLRAKLIMPAHNTEQSLYVSDKVKTGRIMVKDENVCLHCGLCAERCPTSAWDMQQFYYNITKALNTGENGLPPTIIY
- a CDS encoding beta-lactamase family protein, coding for MNKKLFFILAITLLNSCHKGEDINPTFYECNFNFADSSYANPNNNKYRSLINDMTSSGVVGVTMSVYHPQTGIWIGASGKADLYNDIDMKSCNISRVGSTVKMFTATTILKLAEEGKLSLDDKISSYLQGDVIDKIENANKATIRQLLQHSSGIYNYIQNLKFQTASLNDFIREWKPEDLLKYAYNQKSYFQPGEDVRYSNTGYIMLGMLIEKIEGKPFYKVFEDKIFSPLGLTMTKFAAEDHIPSGTVRGYIDMYSNLQVVESTYFSGWDYYTADGGLISNPYDMNVFFRALMSGQIINSNSLAEMLTWKNEKYPDPDFFPISYGLGIFKIQTEKGIAFMHSGDAVGYYANMLYFPSDSTTIVYAVNSNYGKIDQFVSTKVAIEKIISEIK